The Archangium primigenium genomic interval GAGCCTTCTGGGCGGCGCGCTCACCGGGGCCTTGTCCATGTACTTCGGGGTGCAGCTCATGGCGCCGCACGGCGGCCTGTTCGTACTGCTCATCCCCCACGCGGTGAACCACGTGCTCGCGTACCTGTTCGCCATCGCCGTGGGCTCGCTCGTCACGGGCGTGAGCTACGCGCTGGTGAAGACGGGTCAGGCGGAGCTGCCCGGCGCGGCAAGCCCTAAGGACAAGGGCTGGCGCGGGAACAAGGGCGCCACGGTGGGGCAGAGCTGAATCGCATCCGCGACGGCCACAGCGATTACCGAGATGCCGCCACGTAGGACGCCCGGAGTGTCGCGAGCGTCACATAGAGCCGCTGAGGCCACCGGTTGGCTTCAGCCTCGGCGCGAACGAGCGGCGCATAACCACGATCCGCGTAGAACTTCGCCGCCTGTGCGTCCTTCGCATCCACGATGGCGAGCAGGCCGCCCGCCTCCGCATTCACCCGGAGAATACGGCGGTGGGCGTCGTCCAGCAGGTGCTCTCCAACGCCCATTCGCTTGCACCGCTCATCGCGGGCGAGCCGCCCAACGAGAAACGCGCGGATGGGATAGTCGGGCAGCCGTTTGATGATGGGCGCGGGCAAGGTGCCGCGCTCCACCTGCGTCATGGCCAGGGTATAGAAGCCAAGCACGAGCGGCAGTCCAGCCGCGTTCTCGGGTCGTGGAAGGACCCACGTGCGGTTCTCCTCACGCCGTCCCTGCTGCGTGGCGTACTGACGAAAGAAGACGTTGAGGGCTTCATGCTCGCAGCGAAAGCCGCTGGCCGCGTCCGTGCTCGTGATGGGCCGCAGGTCATCGAAGCGCGACAGGCCGCTGCCGGGGGTTCTCATGAGAACGTCTCGTTCCAGTCCTCGACCAGAAGTCAGCGAGACTTGCGCTTCGCGAGGGCGCGAAGGCGCGGCGAAGGCTTGGCCGGCTTCTCGAGCTCGTCCACGAGCCGGTCGAAATCACTGTCGGGCAACACGATGCGCCGCTCATCTCGCGCGCTCCACTCCAGGCGGGTGAGCGAGGGGGAGCTGTACTCGAAGAGGACCTTCTGCTTCTCGTCCACGATCGCCACGCGATGGCCCTGTCGCGCTTCCAGGACAGCCTTGGCGAAGAACCCAAGAGCCTCCTTGATGACCTCGGACGTATCGATCTCGAGCACGGTCCGGAGTTGTTCGAGCTGCGTCTCGAACGGGGCGGGCAGCGTCGCCTGCAAGCGGTAGGACGAAGACATGAGCGGTACCTCCAGAGCGCGAGTCGACGACGGGACAGCAGCCAGAAGCTGAGTGAATTCTGACTGACTTCGTACTGACTATCTACTCACCCCAGAGGGGTTTACAACCCTCCGTGGCAGGCATGCTCGAAGGGGAACACGGGTGACCGAGACCCCACGAGGAGGTACACCCGAGCCACAAGCGCCTGGCTGCCTGGGCGGGACTCGTGAATCATCCCCGCCAGCGCACGAGCCCGCACCCGACCAAGAGGCCCGCGAGCCCGCCGGTGAACGTGGGCCAGAAGGCCCACCACACCTGGGCCTCCAGCGCGCCCATGGATTCGTAGTGCGACAGCCGCAGCAGGAGCCCCACGCCTGCGCCCAGCAGCGACGGTACGAGCAGTCGCAGGAAGTCCGCGCGTGAGCCCCCCGGCACCGGGGTCAGGTGGGGATAGCGCCGCGCCAGCACGCCCAGCACGAGCACCGAGCCGATGATCGACGACGTGTGCTGCAAGACGCGCGAGAGCAGCAGCTCCTTGCCGAACAGTGTCACCCGCACCGGGCCGTAGAGTTCCCGCGCGGGCCACATGCGGTAGTGGGTGAAGCCGTCCCAGAGCACGTGCGTGCAGATGCCGAGCACCAGCGCCCCCACCACCGCACCCCACCCGAGCACCGTCCGGGGCGGCGGCGTGGCCCCCGCGAAGCGGCCCCACTGCACACCCCGCCACTCGGGCAGCCCCCTCCGCAGCGCGGGCAGCACCAGCCCCTGGAACGTCATCAACACCGCGAGCCCCACCGGCACGCCGAACAGGAAGCACTCCGGGAAGAGGTGCGACAGCCTCCGCCCGGGCATCAGGTGCACGTACGAGAGGTCCGGCGTGCACGCGCCCACCACCAGCGCCGCGCGCGCCCAGCCGCTCGGGAAGCGGCGCCAGAAGGGCAGGATGGCCGCCGCGTGCGCCGGCAGGGTCACCGGCATCTCAGGCCACGTCCTTCCGGGGGGCCGCCGCGTCCGCCTCGTCCGGCCGCCACGGCCACGCGAGCGGCGCGATGCGCGCGTAGAGCAGGAACAAGGCGTCGTGCTCCGGGTGCGCCACGCACACCCGCGTCACCTCGGCCAAGAGCGCTCCCGGCCCCAACGCCCTCCCCGACCGTCGCGCCGCGCTCCGCAGGGACTCGGGCAGGGCCGCGAGGATGCCCTCCTTCGTCAGCCGCTCGTCGTTCGCCTCCGCGCACAGCTCCAGGTGCCGCGTGAGCTCGGCCTTGAGCCGCGCGTCGTGGCCGAAGACGTACGTGCACATCTGGAACAGCTCCGAGCCCGCCTCCGTCATCAGGTCCGACTGCTCGCGCGCGAAGCCCGGCTCGCCCGCCGCCCGCCACAGGCAGTCCCAATGCGCCTCGGCCGCGTGGCGCGCGAACAGCGCCCGCGCCGTGAGGTAGCTCTGCATGGAGTCGTGGAAGAAGCGCACGTGCGTGGGCACCGGCCCCGGCCGTGCATCCGCGGGCACCAGGAGCCCCGCGTCCAGGAGCCGCCGCAGCTTCGCCTCGTCCGGGCTGTCGCGGAACACGAGCAGCCGGTGGCGATGCGCCCAGTAGCTGCCCAGGCACAGCGCCTCGGCGAACGCGAGCATCTCCGACGTCGCCGGATCGTCCGGCGCCGTCTTGAGCAGGCCCGCGAACACCGCCCGGTACAGGTTGATGACGCTGTCCACGCCCTCGCCGCCAAAGCGCAGCGCCAGCCGCGCGAGCAGGGGCACGTAGGTGCCATCCGCCGCCCGGCCCCGGCAGATGCGCCGCAGGGGCTCGGACAGCGCCGAGGGCTTCCCATCCGGCCCGGGGTAGGCCTCCTGGAAGCGCGCGAGGCCCGCCTCGTCCAGGCGCTTGGGCTCCACCGCCAGCCACCGGAGCGCGTGCGACATGGCCGCGTGGAAGGCCTCGTTGGGCCGGGCGGACAGGAGCAGCGGCGCGTGCAGGCCCACCTCCCGCTCCAGGTAGCGGCGCAGGGCCTCGGG includes:
- a CDS encoding DUF1778 domain-containing protein, with the protein product MSSSYRLQATLPAPFETQLEQLRTVLEIDTSEVIKEALGFFAKAVLEARQGHRVAIVDEKQKVLFEYSSPSLTRLEWSARDERRIVLPDSDFDRLVDELEKPAKPSPRLRALAKRKSR
- a CDS encoding DUF4184 family protein; the encoded protein is MPVTLPAHAAAILPFWRRFPSGWARAALVVGACTPDLSYVHLMPGRRLSHLFPECFLFGVPVGLAVLMTFQGLVLPALRRGLPEWRGVQWGRFAGATPPPRTVLGWGAVVGALVLGICTHVLWDGFTHYRMWPARELYGPVRVTLFGKELLLSRVLQHTSSIIGSVLVLGVLARRYPHLTPVPGGSRADFLRLLVPSLLGAGVGLLLRLSHYESMGALEAQVWWAFWPTFTGGLAGLLVGCGLVRWRG